In Lolium rigidum isolate FL_2022 chromosome 3, APGP_CSIRO_Lrig_0.1, whole genome shotgun sequence, the genomic window GATAGGACCCCTACTTCGGGGTGTACGGCTCTTGGGTGCCCCATCTTCTTGTGGAGTAGCAACCTTCCTAGGCTTCTTCGGCTTAGGCGACTTGGGCTGACGACCTTGCTGCCTCTTCTTTGCAGGCGGCTTGTTTCCGGCCACAGAATGCTCTTCAATCAACGGTGGGGTTACGTGCTCCTCCTCGGGAGGAGGCTCCTGTGGCTGCATCATCTGAAGAGTGTGCGCACCACGCGCATCTTGCATTCCACGCGCATCTTGCAGCATCCCGAAACTGGCAGGGTGGTGATGCACAGCATGTCCAGGATGTCCATTATGACCAGCAGGCCCAACAGGGACAGAATGAAGGACCTTCTGCTCGCGGGGATGTTGATGCTGGTGCTGATGCTGCGATGGGTGCACCCAGGCCTCATTGCGCACAAAGTCCATGTGAATAGCCGGCTGCTCGGTGGGCATGCCAGTAGAGGGTTCACAGCCACCATAaccacgggggtgatgtgaatgtTGTGGGTGGTGCTGGACGTTGTGGTGTCCATGGTGCTGCAAGAAGGTGCCATTCGGGAGCAGCGGCTTTGTGTCCCGGTGGTCACCGGTCACAGATGACATcagctgcaggccgaggttgccTTTCATGGTCTCATAGAAGCCCCAATTCCGAATGCCTAAGCTGCCGTCGTCGTCCATCTCGGCTGGTCAAACAGACTGAGTCGAAATCCAAGAACCGAGATTGGAAGGAGAAATGTGCTCTTCTTTCGGATTTCGGTCAGCCTATCTCCCCTAACATTCCCTTCCGAATGATAATCCCTGAAATCTATTTCGAACAAATATCAAGGATCTGTAAGCAGGGGCGGATCTAGATGGCGTGCCCGCCGGTCGCGCACGGGCAAACCAAGAAATTGTGAAATGTCGGAGGGATTTAACAAATCACTGCATGAAACAACATCGTACCTCGAAATCTAACGACCAAAGATTGCGGCCGGGGTGGAGACGGCAGGGGACGCGATGCTTCGATGCGGAAGAACTGgtgcggcgatggcggcgacgcgCGTGAGAGGCGGGGGGCTTGAAGGGGGGCGAGGGGAAATTGAGGCGTCGGCGGTAACGCTGGGCTAGGGGCAGGGAGCGCGGTGGTACAGTCCAGGGGAGATGGAGCCGCCTTGGGTCGGGTTGGTTAGGTCAGGAGCCCTCAGGTGAGGATTGAGGAAGACGAAAGAAAGGTACGGGACGGTGAAGAGAAATTCTTATAAGGTTGAAAATTACGATCCGGTAAATATTGAGGAACTGCGGAGTACAACGGCTGTGTGCACTACAGGCAAACAATGTGTATTTTGATCGTATCTCGAATAAAATCGTTAAAATTATACTCCCTTAGTtaaaattatactccctccgtttacaGAAGTATGTCACAACTTTATCAAGATATAAATATCTAAAAAACTATTTAAAAAATACAACACACGCCTTCATTGAGCTTCTGAGATATTAAAAGCGCCACATCAAGAGTATCTATGTCCTTAACCTTAACAAGTTTAAAGGTTTCAGTGTTTTGACAGACCTTGTTAGCCGCGCGCAACTAAGAAGCAGGCCGTAGTCGCCTTCCATTAGATCGCATctctcctctcagccgccgcctcaaccctagccaccttcagttcatcctcctccatagattggttcccccttctctggtcggcttcgccggcgtcaggaggagtggggaacccgatctatgcgtggagtttcgaataaaagtattgttttcattagattatgttaggattttggtagccgccttcttgttggtttcccctcaatggagatggcatcgtctgcaataagtgatcttcggcctttcgttcggcgacgagatcttcttcccgacgtcaatggtggtgttgaacaatcacaattttctaggtatgggtcttcggatcttgcttcgccgcatcgattttggatcttttgtcgttgttgccgcgaggaggattatcctcgcagcttTTGTCCCTgccgctacgtcctcgacaatggtgattcgtactctcggctctccatcgacgacgacaaagctagtcggttattattccccGATATaccggtgttggtactcttgccgatgttgtatgactcgctttaatggttgcgtgcgtgcacgtagccttggcattgcggcacaaaaaattatgggagaactttcgtcggtatctacaggtctatggttcggtATCTatatttggctgccttcagaagagtacaagattgtgttctggaagaagaaagaaattgaagacctcgaagatttgttactatcttttagactttattttgtaatcgttggagtcagtttatgtatctctaccatgtactatttgttgctatgaatatatgtggtattgattgtcaaaaaaaaaagtttaaagGTTTCAGTTTGTTACTTAAGAAGAAATGTAGTATTCTTCTCATTGCTTAGCTCTTTTTTAAGTAGATTGAATATCCGCTTTTCATTTTTAATATGAAATGTCAAATCCTCAATGAACTCATCACGAAAGGCAACGGTATCCATTAAGAACTTGAACTTAGCAAGGGCATCACCACAAAGAGAACACTTCACTATAAACAAATCGGTGATTATATCTTCTTCTTCAAGATTATTATCATCCAAGATGCTAGAGAGAGGAGGAGGTGAAATCACCTTACCACCTCTTCTTcagcttagtggatttatcttcttcggctctagATATATTTTccccggctcagtggatttagtttcttcggcttagtggatttatcttcttcggtagtggatttatcttcttcggcttactggcTTTGTCTTCTTCaggttatcattggtttcctctattataatactacccgacgcatttccgggtcagtggatttattatctatgattattactggatttattttcttcgggtcaatggattcatcctctataataTCAGCGGATCCATCTTCAGTATATGCATCATATTTAATGGCATAATCTTCaatgtggattcatctcaaatacttcatcttagattcatcttcAATGCTTTATCTctcatggcgtaatcttcaatggcTTAATATTCAAATGGCTTCAACTTCAATGGGATCGACAATTTCATCGAATTCTCTAGCGGAAGTCAAAAATAAACAGAAGATGCCGTAGCTTTCGCCTTGATCCAGGCGTGTGTGGTCATGATTCTCTAggcaaaacaaaaaaacatgtcAAGTATCCATGGagccaacactcgggggctcggcaACGACTTCGCCCCGGGTCACAACTGCGACACGGCATCTAAGCaataatcatgacatcacccaagcagcgctcgggggctcggttaTTTATTCATCAACAATTTGTCGGCATCCAatttcgctatttggtggttcctacttcggctcgacttcttcGCTGCATTCAAAGACTTCATCGACTCAGTTGCACGACATGCCTCCGCGTTGACTCCGTCatacccaataagctaagtgttcatttaatttacacaaagttgattatcatttacttttgttGCACCCGACACTCGAGGGCTGCGCCGAATaattttcttcaaagaaaggaggcgacaaaatagaaatgaaaaATCTTCGAGTCCACTGACTCGTCATTTATTCCAATAACATATTTGCTGAAAAAATTACTTCAAGGAAGTCAACGAAAAAATCTTCAAAGAAAGAAGACGAAAAATTAGAGATGGAAAAATCTTCGAGTCCGCAGACTTgtctgaaaggacgagatgtcgcctagaggggggtgaatagacgTTTTAAAAACTCTTGTAAGAATAcgtaattaaactaacgtttattttacaagcacaaatcctaaatatgctaggctcacctaagtgcaacaacaacaactagagctaaccaagataggcacaagatatatgtagcccaagtgatagcaagatatatgtacttcaaacacgatggctatcacaaggaaagaaagctcgggtatagaaataaccgaggcacgcggagacgagaatgtattcccgtgttcccttcctttgcaagaaggtatgtcacgttgggaggggtggaggtcccacgaaggattccccaacgccacgagggctcaccctattctccgagccaaacccacgaaggataatggcccttttctTATGGTtaccttttcctccactccggagatggcaagctccaaaaccacttcacaaagCTCCACGaaagagaagcccgggcctcttcacaatcttccttgaagagatcaccggagcaccaaccgccaagccaactaggagg contains:
- the LOC124697473 gene encoding protein Barley B recombinant-like — encoded protein: MDDDGSLGIRNWGFYETMKGNLGLQLMSSVTGDHRDTKPLLPNGTFLQHHGHHNVQHHPQHSHHPRGYGGCEPSTGMPTEQPAIHMDFVRNEAWVHPSQHQHQHQHPREQKVLHSVPVGPAGHNGHPGHAVHHHPASFGMLQDARGMQDARGAHTLQMMQPQEPPPEEEHVTPPLIEEHSVAGNKPPAKKRQQGRQPKSPKPKKPRKVATPQEDGAPKSRTPRSRGPIKPLGMVINGIDFDISRIATPVCSCTGTPQQCYRWGAGGWQSACCTTSISTYPLPMNTKRRGARIAGRKMSQGAFKKVLEKLAGEGYNLNNPIDLKTFWAKHGTNKFVTIR